The DNA region AAGTCAAGGCGTCTTACTCACCATCATAAGTTATTGTACAAGATTCGGCTtgatagaaatacattttaagtaaaGTAAGCTTAATTCAAGTTTCATTTAAGGAGTTTAAACATTTGAAGTTGCACTCATTACAATTTAAGGTTCTCCATAGGTAAGTTGAAGAATTGTGAATGACTTGGTGCTCCAAGAGCACAGGGTCAGAAAGTTATCTAAATAGCTTTCCAAGAATCTCATGGGTTGTTCATCTTAGGTAGAGAAGATTTCTCTCCTCATCAACTCTTAGGGGACAACAGTTGATAACTAATTAATATCTGATGCCTTAGCAGCTGGGATTTGGggagttttatttcttaaactgtTGGTGAGAGTAACAGATTTTTCTAACCTTTTTGCTAACAGCTCTCTCGAACTCACTGAAAGAAATTTGAACTTGAGCTAGTATCATAGGAGTTGAGAAGAGAaaccttaattttatttatttatttttatttatttatttattttttgcggtacgcaggcctctcactgttgtggcctctcccgttgcggagcacaggctccggacgcgcaggctcagcggccatggctcacaggcccagccgctccacggcatgtggaatcttcccggaccggggcacgaacccgtgtcccctgcatcggcaggcggactctcaaccactgcgccaccagggaagccccttaattttatttttaaccagaaCATAAAACTGGAGAATGTACAAACTGTCCACAGTTTCCAGTAGCCATGACAGTAAATTTTGGGGACCATATATACAAGTATTGCGTTCTTAGAAACAGTTCAGTGACTGTTTTGAAAGACATTGCCTTGCTTCCCAAATGATACATATCTCACATCTTCCTACACTGAATAGGCATTCGATCTTGGTTAAACCTTTTGTGAACACTATGTGGATACTTtttttgaccttttaaaaaaagttatcttGACTTTTGAAACTAGGATGGTTgggatctctattttattttaatgtaaaaatcacAGATTATCTCTCATACAATCATTTTGATATTaaggattttaaaacaaattctgatTTAAGGTTTTTAGAGAAATCTTAGTTCCTTTGAGCAGACTTTTTTATTAGAATTAAAGGTTTTCCCCTCTAACATAGTTTTTCAGTGGCAGAGAACATCTGGGTATGTCCCAAATGTGGTTGAGTTACTGTATCTAAAGGTGACGTTGGCATTTCATAATCTCCATGTTGCAGCTTGTCTGAGGCAACTGGACAAATTTTACATAAGCGCAAATGGCTACCTTTGGGCTCTTTAGCCCAACTTTTGCAGCAGGAGACCTAACGGTATAGAGTACTGGTGAGGTAATTTGAGCTTTAAATAGTTGCTGGCTCTTGAAATAAGGATAGCATGATTTAGGGGAAAGGCCAGAACCCGATCTCAGTGGCCTTAGGCATCACAGCTTCTTGCATTGGAGACAGTTATCAGGTTACTCTAGAGGTGGCTAGTCTTCAATATCTGcacattcattcagtgaatatgGGCTGGTGTCCTATGGTATGCGGGCCTCGGGCCTACAGAGGCCTCTCAGCCTGTTTGAAAGCCAGTCTGGGGAGTTATTCCAGGCTATATGATATTAAAGTTTATGGAAAGGAAGTGATGTAAGGGAGCTAAGGACTAGAGAATAGCATGAAATggagaagagatacttgatatcTCTTATACATTAGTAGCATTGAGCAGAAGATAAACGAGATGATGTGAGGAATACAGAGGCCTCCTATGGCGAGACTTAAAGTGAAGGGACGTTATTCAAGGTGTTCTCAAAAGTAATTGCtcaagggaatttcctggcagtccagtggttaggactccgggctttcactgccgagggcgcaggttcagtctacctggtcagggaactaagatcccgcaggcgcATGACTTGGCCGAATAAAAGAAGTAAATGCTCACATCTCTATAGCACTTTACTGTGTTGGGAGCACTTTATCGTTCATCTGATACACCCTTATAATCTTATGAAAGAGGTAGAAATCTGTatgcaaactgaggcccagatagaTGAAATGGCTTGTCCCCAAGGTCACTTAGTAAATGGTGGGACTGGAAAGCCCCAGTCTTCTGGGTTATTTGCATATATGTCAGAAATTGGCAGGAGTGACAGTGGCTGAGTGCTGGGAATAGTTTCTCCAAAGTCCAGAAATATATGGGAAATTGGATGTGAGATGATAAGCCTCCTATTCAGGGGAAGCAGTGTTTCCAcggtgggggggtggaggggcgCTCAGAGAGTAAAAAGCACCTCTGTGCTGGTTTCCTTCTGCTCTGAAGTCCAGTAGAACCAGAGCCCTGTTCCCCGACTCTGCATCTGCTTCCCCTAGGCCACCTCTGGCAGAGCTACTGTTGCTGTCTAGTGTAGAGTGGAGAATCAGTAATGCATAGTAAAAGGTTAGCATCAGAAAAACCACTCAAAAAGTTCGGAATTTGAGAGTGTGTTATTTGCTGGATGTTGTGAGAACTAGCAAGCAAAGCATATGAACTAATAAGTATGGTTTACATTCTGATTTGATTGTATCTGAGAGGAACTATTTTACAACCAGTTTCCTTAAGTATAATCCTCTCCCACCCCGACCTCTTCCATGATAAAAGAGGAATACATACCAAATGTAAACGGTCCATACACAGGTAAGTCTCTTGGAATcccagcccttccccacccccccccaccccccccccccccacccccccccccgcccagatACTTTAGCTTATCTTTTTGGATTACATCCCAGTACCTTTCACATCTCTGAGTAATACAGTGTTACATGGGTGCTGTGGTTGATCTACACAGGGAACAGGGAGTAGCCAGTTtaactgggggtgggaggagtagAGCTGGGCAAGATTGCATAGAAGCCATGAGTATAACTTGGTTCTTGACAGTTGTCTAAGTATTTTCCAGGCAGGAGCACTGGTAGTTGTTCTaggcagaggcagaagaacaaagggCAGAAGTATGAAAGGTTTTTGCAATTAACATGTTACCACTGGAGCGCAGGTACATGAGAGAATGAGGCGAGGAAAGCATCTAGTCTGTTGTAAGTCATAGGAAAGAGCTCATGATCTGGGGTTTCTGATAATGCCGTTGACTTAGTATGTACCAGTCTAGATATGATAGTTAACCAGGCAAATAAAAATGTGACctcagaataggaaaaaaagtaaGAGCTCAGTCACTCCTCcttgtaaaattttctgtttcatatGGTTGTTAGACACTTAGAGGTGTATGGCTCTGACATCACAGAAATCaggtaatataaattaaatagttttagtcacttgatttaatttctttattatatgCAGTTGTTTGGTAGTCATAAAAATACACAACATCGGTGTGCCGTTGCTTTAGTGTCCTCAAGGCTCTTAGTGTTTGGGACGACGAAGACCTTCTAGCACAAGTGAAAGAAGCATTAATTCCTGTTGGCCACCTCAGCTCGGAAGTGCTTTGCTCACCTCTCCATTTTATTGCTGTTGTATTCAGACACTACAAACACATGTTCCCCAAGTTGCTAATATGTCAGTGATCAGAGTCAATCCCGTGCCCCCAGTTTTGACTTCCTTTCTGGCGTTcgtaatttatattattttaacataagAAAAGTTTCTTTGTTTCTCAAAAGTCAACTTGACGTTGACTGACTATGTTCTCACCCGGTAGGCAAGATACTCTCACCCAAAATGGATGGGACCGAAGTTTGGTAGACAGGGCAAGGTTAGGAAGcagctgtcattcttttttcttaaaaaaactgatGAGATATATAAGCCATCTATACTTAAAATCCTTAGGATCAGTACGTACGTAATGTTGCATGAGAGACTTGTTGACCTTTTGTAATTTAGATCAAATTTCGATTTTACATCTAAGAGTTAGACTTGATAGTTCTTTCCTGGAACAGCTGTGTGATAATAAGCCTATGTGTCCTTCTCTAGGGAGAAAGCAGGGGTTCAGGCACCATTGAGCCAGTCGCAggtttttcccttctttgttgCTCCTTCCCGCTCTATCCCTCTTCCATATAACCACACAGCCCAACTTCTGTTTGCTGATTACTTTAATCAGCTGGTAGACCTCTTTGTGTTTTAGTGGCATAAAGATACGATTAACCCAACTGACATCATCTGTACCATAACAGctctttattctttcctccttaaTAGGTGACAGAGCTGAATGAGCCACTGTCCAATGAAGAAAGAAACCTTCTCTCTGTGGCCTACAAGAATGTAGTTGGGGCACGCCGTTCTTCCTGGAGGGTCATCAGTAGCATTGAGCAGAAGACATCTGCAGATGGTAATGAGAAGAAGATAGAGATGGTCCGTGCTTACCGtgaaaaaatagagaaggaatTGGAGGCCGTATGTCAGGATGTGCTGAGCCTGCTGGATAACTACCTGATCAAAAATTGCAGTGAGACCCAGTATGAGAGCAAAGTGTTTTATCTGAAGATGAAAGGGGACTATTACCGCTACCTGGCTGAAGTCGCCACTGGAGAGAAGAGGGCGACCGTCGTGGAGTCATCTGAGAAGGCCTACAGCGAAGCCCATGAGATTAGCAAGGAGCACATGCAGCCCACTCACCCCATTAGATTAGGCCTGGCCCTTAACTACTCCGTTTTCTACTATGAGATCCAGAACGCCCCAGAGCAAGCCTGCCACTTGGCCAAGACCGCTTTTGATGACGCCATTGCTGAGCTCGACACTCTCAACGAGGACTCCTACAAGGACTCCACGCTCATCATGCAGCTCCTCCGAGACAACCTCACGCTCTGGACAAGCGATCAGCAAGACGACGACGGTGGAGAAGGCAACAATTAAGGCCCCCAGGTGGACTGGCAGCACATGCTGATGCTACTACtgcagtctttatttttttcccatgagtTGGGGgtcgggtgggggagggaaagggagcgATGACCTTCCTAGGGAGAAACCCACGACCTGTCCTGTCTTTGATCGCCTCTTTGACATTTTTGCCAAAATACCACTAGTGGAAAGTCAGGCTAGCTGTGCTGGTATTGGAATAGCAGCCTCACACTGGCATATGGACTGTTCTGTAGATTAATGCAAGTGGAGCTGTCCTTAATTTAACTTATTGCTAGAAAATAGGGttttaagatgaaaagaaaacttaaacGGAATAGCCCTCATTCAATAAGTTCTGTGGTTCCAGTAAGGATTTTTATGTACATATGCTCTTGTCTTTTAAGTTCTGGGTACTTTCTAGCTCATCTGTTTTAGCtgtgcattttgtttttcagggTGTACTCTACCAGACATGGAATAGTTAAAATCCCAAGCTGATAGACTTAGAACATAAGGTATATCCTTGTGGTTTAGGCCTTGCCAGTTTTCAGAAGTTTCTGATTAGTTGACAGTATTAACACTAAATTGCAGTTTACAGTATTTCTACATTACAGCCATATGTGACATCAAGCCATTGTGattgtgtgtttttcttattttggctTTTACATCCTTATTCAGCCTCATCCAGGTTGGTTTTGCTGTTATCTGTCTCCTAGGCCAAAAGGCTTGCCTGAGGAGAATCAAAGCTACTTTAGGTTTTGTTGAATAGGTGCTTGGCAGATGGCTGTGggatttttgtccttctttcttcttAACTTAAATCCACCACAAAAATGATTAATCACTTTAATAGAAACGTTAAACAccacaaaaatagagaaaattcagGTCTGTATGTCATTTACTGTGCTGATGTTTCCAGAGAAATCCTGATTTTTTTCAGCCGCCATAGCTTCTTCCTCAGGGACTGCACTGCTGTCTCACTCCTCACTTGGGTCTTCCGTACTGTACCTTGTGCCCAGGGCATGCACTCGGGTGGGTTGAAAAGCTGTTGGGTTGTAGAAGTTGGCGGTCGTTTTGAGAAAGTTTGTGGTGCAGTGTGTGAAAATTCAGGTGCTAGGAGCTTACTGGTAGAAAAATCCTAAAGGAAGAGCTCTATTCGTAAACATTCTGTCCAGTTTCAGGAGCCTCGTGTGTCAGTTTTTCCTCCCTGAAAACACTCCTTCCCCAAATAATCATTGtaggaaaataaactaaaatcattatcagataataaatatttaactccTATTTGACCAAaactttttctatgtatttttttgctttttaatgaaaGCATAGAATGTGGAAATTCATTTGTGCCATCTGTACACGTTTTAGAATTGAAGGAAACCACGATGCTATTTCCACAAGTTTGTTTCAGTTAGCCTTAGGTCCTTGGTTCTCATTTTGGATAAGTCTTAACACACGACCTGTTGCATGTGCATTCAACCTTTTTTTATAAAGTCAGTAACTGTGAACTGCTGAGATAGGTAATGACACCagacttgtttgtttgttttatttaggcAGGGAGAGGAATGAGTAGTAATTGAGGAAAACCTGACAGTTGCTTTTGCTAAAACGAAAATGGAGCTTCCAGTTGTGAAATGCACGTGTTGACCAGGATCCAGGTGACAGTGAAGATAGAAGAGTGTGACGATGCTCTGTAATGTGGCACAGTTACCCAGCATGACTTTCCTTAGAAGGCCCCCTCCATATGCTAGAGCGGAAGTCCCAACTAACCAAACCTACCAGAAGAACTAACAGAAGAGAGCTTTATAGCTTCTGTGCCCTAACAGGGGCCTAAGGTCAATGCCACGGATGGGAACAGAtttgcgggggtggggtggggggttggtggggttttccttaatttatcttcatGTCCAGTGAGCAGTGCTGTGTCCTTCCTTGTAGCATTTGGAAATGATTTACTGGAATTACAaaacctatttttcttttaaattttagctttgGCTCTGGCTGCTTTTTAGAATAATGCAAGATAAAACCGTGTCTGAGGGCTAAAAATGAAGGAGGGAATGGGAGACTTGATATTTAAGCAGCTTgaatggtttattttcttttctttatttttaaagaaatgcactTGCCTATGATGCTGTCTCTCCAGTGAAATGATTACTCCTCCATTACTCTATTGATACAATATTGTGCATGCTagtgttgtatttctatacagtaGCTTGAAATTTATTAACTTATACTGTAGGTGTTATGTATTCCTATGACAAAAAAGAATTAAgtcttcaaattttttaaagtttttttaatttaatttttccttttggggGTAAAGTTTGCTCTACCAAATAGTGATCGTAACAAATTGATCTGTTTTGGATGTTGCTCTAGTGACATGcagttatatattttgtttttaagggtggggggggggagcaaAAGAAACACCAGTGTTAGCTTAATCTTAATGTCTGGTGTTTGTCATGGTGAAATTATAACTATTACAGTGTAGGAGAACAACGAATATGTTCTCTGAATGAGCCTTTGTGCTTTTTGTCATGTTATGCAGTGAACTATTTTTAAGGTCTAATCAGTGATTATTTTTCCAACTCCGTGTTTCTCTAAGGAATTATTTCACACACGGACCATTCTTAGCAGTTTTCCTCAGTGATGGAATATCATGAATGTGAGTCATTATGTAGCTGTCGTACATTGAGCAAATAAACTTACAGATCTGATGTCAGTGCTAGTTTTATTTAATGAGTTgaaattttcctttgcttttgaagGTTTGATTGGACATGGGTGTTCTGCCCCACTCAAAGAATGAGGTTGGACTGCGGGGGGAAAGGGGCAAAATGGTGTATATTGGAAAGTGCCTACCTCTGGGAATCAGACCTGGGTTTACTGACCTTAAAAAATGATCGCACCTTTTGGGTCTCCATTGTTTCTATTATGAAACGAACCTTAAGTTTGAATCATGACTCCTTTTGATTCTCGGTCAAGTGACTAAACTTCTGAGCCCTAGGGGTGGGGGATATAGGTCTAAATGAAAACCGGGTCACGTGCCTGGTTTGGTATTTCTCAGGTGCCCATTGGAGATCTCATTGTGTTTTAAATGAGGTGGGTTTTTGCATTTTAAGATGTTCATTCATAAATACATTGTcttgggtttttaatttttaagtcttCTGAGGTGGTCAGCAGCCTTAGTTGACGTGGGCTGCACTCAGCAGCCTGCTGTTTCTGATGGCAGCTGTCAGGATGTGCCCACGGCTTGGATCACATCCCTGGACGTGTGGGGTGATCTGCCCTGACCAGCTGTGACGAGGGGTTTGTCTACAGGAAGGAACACCAGGGCAAAGGCGTTCTCCTCCACCGGCTTGGGTGTGCTCCAGCAAGGCAGGAAGGGGCTGGCTGCCCTGGTTCATGCAGAGGAAGAGGACGGCTTTTGAGTTTTTGGAgaaattttaattcacattttagGAATAACACTGGGGGACTAGGCTTTTGCCATGTTAATGAATTCACGTGTTTTGGCTCTTTGTCCCTCAGAACCAGCCTGAGAGCGCCGCTTCTGTGGACACAGAAGTGACCTGTGTGCCTAAGGTCCCACAGCTCACTGATGACCCATGTTGCAGCCGCATCTTCAACCCTCCTGAGCTTCGCCTCCTAACACCAGGCTGCTTCTGCTCCTCTAGGAGAGAACACTGAGCAGCAGCCAGCGCGCTCACTGAGCAAGAGCTCAGTGTGGCAGTTACTGGATAGGGGCAAGTTGTACACGTCTTGCCAGCCAGGGGGGTTGAGAGATGGGCAAGATCAGCACAGGCTCGCCAAGGCTCTTCAGAAAGAAGGGCAGCTCCTGGAAGGTGGTACCATTACACCCTTGTTCCTGTGGTGTAACGTCCCATTGTGAGTGCCTGGAATTTGACATAAGACTGGAATTTGCCCAGAGGATTTTCCACAGACAGCCTTCTGGAGATAAAAATGCTGTCTGTTGCTGCATTTCCACCCAGTTTTAACAGTTCATTGATGCagtgtttcttaaactttttcATCTCAGGACCTCTTTACATAACTCTTATGTAGACTGTATCAAAAACTAGAAACTGAAAAtactcatttgtttaaaaataatggaaacctGTTACATGTTGCGATACATAACAATTTCATGAAAAGTAACTGttctccaaaacaaaaaatagaagagtagCGTTATTTTACAATTTCGCAGATCTCTTAGTAGAAGTCATCTGGACTCTCCTAGCTCCTTCTGCATTCAATCTCCTGTGACATATTTCCAGTGTGaagtatgggggtggggggtttgcATTAACAGTGATAAGCAGTTGGAAAAGAATGGCCCTGAAAAGTTGAGGTTAAGAAAGCTCTCCTAATTCAGGAATTGAATGATACCCCGGGTTAGGCACTAACGATAAAGGTCCTCTTCCTCAACGCACTCTAGAACTTAAAAAATAACTGATAGTGGGAAGGAATTAAATAAAGGTGATGGGCAGGAGGGTAATTGTAAAGGAGTGAATGATCTACTTGGCTTCGGGCATCCACAGAGCGGGGTTCTGCATTCCTAGAACTTTGCAGGTGGAGTGGAGGGGCTATCAAATGGGACTTAGTGGCAGGGAACCTTTCAGTGGAGCAAATAAGTTGCCTGGTGAAGCGAGTGCAGTTTCCCTTCACTCTATTTATATGTAACGACCGCATGCACTGGCCTCTGCGCTGGTGAGCGGAACCTGCCTGTTGACTCTCACTGGTTGATCTGAGTGGCTGAGAATGGCAGCTACCTCTTCCTGTGCAGTTTCCAAAGCAAACTTGGAGAATCAAGCCGGTAACACCGTTTTGTATTTCTTGGAGCTGACATTAAGTGGTCTCCAGCCTAATCAACATTAAAATGTGGTG from Tursiops truncatus isolate mTurTru1 chromosome 15, mTurTru1.mat.Y, whole genome shotgun sequence includes:
- the YWHAG gene encoding 14-3-3 protein gamma, which translates into the protein MVDREQLVQKARLAEQAERYDDMAAAMKNVTELNEPLSNEERNLLSVAYKNVVGARRSSWRVISSIEQKTSADGNEKKIEMVRAYREKIEKELEAVCQDVLSLLDNYLIKNCSETQYESKVFYLKMKGDYYRYLAEVATGEKRATVVESSEKAYSEAHEISKEHMQPTHPIRLGLALNYSVFYYEIQNAPEQACHLAKTAFDDAIAELDTLNEDSYKDSTLIMQLLRDNLTLWTSDQQDDDGGEGNN